The following proteins come from a genomic window of Ornithinimicrobium cryptoxanthini:
- a CDS encoding transcriptional regulator, with the protein MTAPDLLALHGVRVLGHATSRAVADLYGLDDGTVEEHLLDAEARGLVRRADYLPGSSWSMTDLGRRHEEELLAAELDTLGARAEITSLHRDFLPFNARLGPLMTRWQLRPTSDDALAFNDHTDLRYDDRILRELTHLADGLSEVTHGLESVLARFGVHQPRITAALERALHGERQWVDAPEVASMNIVWIQFHEDLLATLGLRRGDEAAHS; encoded by the coding sequence GTGACTGCCCCCGACCTCCTGGCACTGCACGGCGTGCGGGTGCTGGGGCACGCCACCAGCCGGGCCGTCGCTGACCTCTATGGACTCGACGACGGGACGGTCGAGGAGCACCTCCTGGATGCGGAGGCCCGCGGTCTGGTCAGGCGTGCGGACTACCTGCCGGGCAGCAGCTGGTCGATGACAGACCTGGGGCGCCGGCACGAGGAGGAACTGCTCGCCGCCGAGCTCGACACCCTGGGCGCGCGTGCAGAGATCACCTCTCTGCACCGGGACTTCCTGCCGTTCAACGCCCGCCTGGGTCCGCTGATGACCCGCTGGCAGCTGCGCCCGACCTCCGATGATGCGCTGGCGTTCAACGACCACACAGACCTGAGGTATGACGACAGGATCCTGCGCGAGCTCACTCACCTGGCCGACGGCCTGAGTGAGGTCACACACGGACTTGAGTCTGTCCTGGCGCGGTTTGGGGTCCACCAGCCGCGGATCACCGCGGCCCTGGAGCGGGCGCTGCACGGCGAGCGTCAGTGGGTCGATGCTCCCGAGGTGGCCTCGATGAACATCGTGTGGATCCAGTTCCACGAGGATCTGCTGGCCACCCTCGGTCTGCGCCGCGGCGACGAAGCGGCACACTCGTGA
- the rpsT gene encoding 30S ribosomal protein S20 translates to MANIKSQIKRIKTNAKATERNRAHKAEVRTFMRKFRQAAASGDVEATETALRAASRKLDKAVSKGVMHKNQAANKKSAMAKKAASV, encoded by the coding sequence GTGGCAAACATCAAGTCCCAGATCAAGCGCATCAAGACCAACGCGAAGGCCACCGAGCGCAACCGCGCTCACAAGGCCGAGGTGCGCACGTTCATGCGCAAGTTCCGCCAGGCCGCTGCCTCCGGCGACGTCGAGGCTACCGAGACCGCGCTCCGCGCCGCGTCCCGCAAGCTGGACAAGGCCGTGAGCAAGGGCGTCATGCACAAGAACCAGGCCGCCAACAAGAAGTCGGCGATGGCCAAGAAGGCCGCCTCCGTCTGA
- a CDS encoding LLM class F420-dependent oxidoreductase translates to MRFGLFVPQGWRMDLHGIDPVDQWQVMRDLAVRADEHPEWESIWVYDHFHTTPEPTEDPTHEAWTLMAAFAAATSRVRLGQMCTCMSYRNPAYLAKVAATVDVVSGGRVEMGIGAGWYEHEWRAYGYGFPRAGERLARLREGVEIFRQAWTTGSATLAGEHYQVDGALVHPRPLQGTSAPGSQANGIPMWIAGGGERKTLRIAAEYADYTNFFGDLEGFKHKSEVLAGHCRDVGREFDSIVRSSNFNTVIGRDEAEVEERLKWLHDHLVRTGHTKDKADQAVESMRRQPAVGTPERVVEKMGALRAAGLGYAIHYFAEAAWDTSGIELFEREVIPALEGSGR, encoded by the coding sequence ATGCGATTTGGACTCTTTGTGCCTCAGGGCTGGCGGATGGACCTGCACGGGATCGACCCCGTTGACCAGTGGCAGGTGATGCGCGACCTGGCCGTCCGTGCGGACGAGCACCCGGAGTGGGAGTCGATCTGGGTCTATGACCACTTCCACACCACACCGGAGCCGACCGAAGACCCGACCCACGAGGCCTGGACCCTGATGGCGGCGTTCGCGGCCGCCACCTCCCGCGTGCGGCTGGGCCAGATGTGCACCTGCATGAGTTATCGCAACCCGGCCTACCTCGCCAAAGTCGCTGCGACGGTGGATGTCGTCTCGGGTGGCCGGGTCGAGATGGGCATCGGCGCCGGGTGGTACGAGCACGAGTGGCGCGCCTACGGCTACGGGTTCCCGCGGGCAGGGGAACGGCTGGCTCGTCTGCGAGAGGGTGTCGAGATCTTCCGGCAGGCGTGGACCACGGGGTCCGCGACCCTGGCGGGGGAGCACTACCAGGTCGACGGCGCTCTGGTGCACCCCCGACCGCTGCAGGGCACGAGTGCCCCCGGCTCTCAGGCCAACGGCATCCCGATGTGGATCGCTGGCGGTGGTGAGCGCAAGACGCTGCGGATCGCGGCGGAGTATGCCGACTACACCAACTTCTTCGGTGACCTCGAGGGCTTCAAGCACAAGTCGGAGGTGCTGGCCGGGCATTGCCGGGACGTCGGACGCGAGTTCGACAGCATCGTGCGCAGCTCCAACTTCAACACGGTGATCGGGCGTGACGAGGCAGAGGTCGAGGAGCGCCTGAAGTGGTTGCACGACCACCTGGTCAGAACCGGCCACACCAAGGACAAGGCGGACCAAGCAGTCGAGAGCATGCGCCGACAACCGGCCGTTGGCACCCCGGAGCGGGTCGTCGAGAAGATGGGCGCGCTGCGTGCCGCCGGCCTCGGCTATGCCATCCACTACTTCGCCGAGGCCGCGTGGGACACCTCGGGGATCGAGCTGTTCGAGCGCGAGGTGATCCCGGCGCTGGAGGGTAGCGGGCGATGA
- a CDS encoding SdpI family protein has protein sequence MSEGAVMGLLGGPMLALASFVIPFLTRSAVEGGLGPNAVMGIRLPSTMASERAWVAGHQAALGPSRVIGRVGLACAVALTASAFLPQGEDPHWVSIVLFALGYGVVLGGAVWCAVVASRAAREAEVSRPVPPG, from the coding sequence ATGAGCGAAGGCGCGGTGATGGGCCTCCTGGGAGGCCCGATGCTGGCGCTGGCCTCATTCGTCATCCCGTTCCTGACCCGGTCGGCCGTTGAGGGTGGGCTGGGTCCCAACGCGGTGATGGGCATCCGGCTCCCGTCGACGATGGCCTCCGAGCGGGCCTGGGTCGCTGGTCACCAGGCGGCCCTCGGCCCGAGCCGGGTGATCGGACGGGTCGGCCTGGCGTGCGCCGTCGCCCTGACGGCCTCGGCGTTCCTCCCGCAGGGGGAAGATCCGCACTGGGTCTCGATCGTGCTGTTTGCCCTCGGGTATGGCGTGGTCCTGGGTGGCGCGGTCTGGTGCGCGGTCGTGGCGAGCCGGGCCGCCAGGGAGGCAGAGGTCAGCCGACCAGTTCCGCCGGGCTGA
- a CDS encoding CoA-binding protein, whose protein sequence is MTETRRRHRNDDSVIVRLLHTKGTWAVVGLSANRARTAHGVARFLQQDLGHRVIPVHPRAEQALGETGYASLADIPDGTKVDVVDCFVNSSRVGAVVDQAIEQAERLGITAVWLQLGVLDQDAAQRAKDAGLNVVMDTCPKIEYSTPTGF, encoded by the coding sequence ATGACCGAGACACGTCGACGGCACCGCAACGACGACAGCGTCATCGTCCGCCTGCTCCACACCAAGGGCACGTGGGCCGTGGTGGGGCTGTCAGCCAACCGGGCCCGCACGGCACACGGGGTCGCGCGGTTCCTGCAGCAGGATCTGGGCCACCGGGTGATCCCGGTCCACCCGCGCGCCGAGCAAGCCCTGGGAGAGACCGGCTATGCCAGCCTGGCCGACATCCCGGACGGCACGAAGGTCGACGTCGTGGACTGCTTCGTCAACTCCTCGCGCGTCGGTGCAGTCGTCGACCAGGCCATCGAGCAGGCGGAGCGGCTCGGCATCACCGCGGTGTGGCTGCAACTAGGGGTCCTCGACCAGGACGCGGCGCAGCGGGCCAAGGATGCGGGGCTCAACGTCGTCATGGACACCTGCCCCAAGATCGAGTACAGCACCCCGACCGGCTTCTGA
- a CDS encoding Uma2 family endonuclease, translated as MPTLTGPGRDYRLSRAGFEDFRDGRRDHARYELLDGEVLVTPAPSTAHQRAIMGLALVLGPVLPHGMELLGAPYDVLLDDIAEGDTTLQPDLLIARTADLTDANLPAAPVLVVEVLSPSTWRRDLGPKRDAYAAAGVEHYWVIAPDTPSLTAYRLDVEGAYREEAYVAGDERWTTTAPVQLDLSPAELVG; from the coding sequence ATGCCGACACTCACGGGCCCCGGACGTGACTACCGTCTGTCTCGGGCGGGGTTCGAGGATTTCCGGGACGGGCGCCGTGACCACGCCCGTTATGAACTGCTCGACGGTGAGGTCCTCGTGACCCCAGCCCCGTCGACCGCCCACCAGCGCGCCATCATGGGTCTGGCCCTGGTTCTCGGGCCGGTCCTTCCTCACGGGATGGAACTCTTGGGCGCGCCCTATGACGTCTTGCTCGATGACATCGCTGAGGGCGACACGACGCTGCAGCCCGACCTGCTGATCGCGCGCACTGCGGACCTCACCGATGCCAACCTTCCCGCCGCCCCGGTCCTGGTCGTCGAGGTCTTGTCCCCGTCGACCTGGCGGCGCGACCTCGGGCCCAAGCGCGACGCCTACGCCGCGGCAGGTGTCGAGCACTACTGGGTCATCGCACCCGACACCCCGTCACTGACGGCCTACCGCTTGGACGTCGAGGGCGCCTACCGCGAGGAGGCCTACGTCGCAGGTGACGAGCGGTGGACCACGACCGCCCCGGTCCAGCTGGATCTCAGCCCGGCGGAACTGGTCGGCTGA